The Solanum lycopersicum chromosome 9, SLM_r2.1 genome window below encodes:
- the LOC101268791 gene encoding KH domain-containing protein At2g38610, with the protein MSGLYNPNFSPARAASPQIRSTPDVDSNHYLSELLAEHQKLGPFMQVLPICSRLLNQEILRVSGMLPNQGFGELDRLRHRSPSPMGSANLMSNVTGAGLSGWNGLPQERLSGPPGMSMDWQGAPASPSSYTVKRILRLEIPVDTYPNFNFVGRLLGPRGNSLKRVEATTGCRVFIRGKGSIKDPDKEEKLRGRPGYEHLNEPLHILIEADLPASVVDIRLRQAQEIIEELLKPVDESEDYIKRQQLRELAMLNSNFREESPGPSGSVSPFNTSGMKRPKTGR; encoded by the exons ATGTCAGGTTTATATAATCCCAACTTTTCACCTGCCAGAGCTGCTTCTCCCCAGATTAGAAGTACACCAGATGTTGACAG TAATCACTACTTGTCAGAGCTGTTGGCGGAACATCAAAAGCTTGGACCTTTTATGCAAGTTCTTCCTATATGTAGCAGACTCTTGAATCAAG AGATTTTAAGGGTTTCCGGAATGCTGCCGAACCAAGGATTTGGTGAACTAGACAGATTGCGACATAGAAGTCCCAGTCCTATGGGTTCAGCAAACCTTATGTCAAATGTTACTGGAGCAGGATTGAGTGGTTGGAATGGACTTCCCCAggag AGGTTGAGTGGACCTCCTGGAATGTCAATGGACTGGCAAGGGGCCCCAGCAAGTCCTAGTTCGTACACTGTGAAAAGAATATTGCGGTTAGAAATTCCAGTCGACACTTATCCAAAT TTTAATTTTGTTGGGCGACTTCTTGGCCCCCGAGGGAATTCATTGAAACGGGTGGAAGCTACCACAGGATGCCGTGTTTTTATTAGAGGAAAAGGCTCGATAAAAGATCCAGACAAG GAGGAGAAACTAAGGGGAAGACCAGGATATGAGCACCTGAATGAACCACTCCACATTTTAATTGAAGCTGATTTGCCAGCCAGCGTTGTGGATATTAGATTGAGACAGGCACAGGAAATCATAGAGGAGTTGCTCAAGCCGGTG GATGAATCAGAGGACTATATAAAGAGACAGCAATTGCGTGAACTGGCGATGCTAAATTCAAATTTCAGGGAAGAGAGCCCTGGACCAAGTGGCAGTGTCTCTCCTTTCAATACTAGTGGCATGAAACGTCCCAAGACTGGTCGTTGA